Proteins co-encoded in one Plectropomus leopardus isolate mb chromosome 14, YSFRI_Pleo_2.0, whole genome shotgun sequence genomic window:
- the LOC121953622 gene encoding G-protein coupled receptor family C group 6 member A-like: MLKSPSDPQSYLVPGSFQSALPEPKTKAVIGERYSEVSIAVARVLALSSVAQISYASTSELLSRKLKFPTFLRTIPSDEYQTKAIAELVKWFNWKTVVIVGSDDEYGKYGSDNLVNIFNEMDTCIDFIDILPGDFSQTHSRLAELVSNINKSSAEAIIIFTKESNVAIIIEAAIKHNLNKTWIASDTWSASTKISTLPGIKMAGEVLGFISKRYEVPGYKDYVNSMFNRTTNAILEHFLTQYPPCSNQSDKNKERDCSLTNSLQGSQQCLDPSCLVSYIDQDQTYNIYLAVQVIAEGLRHLLKCGSHQCERSTNFTALELLKEIKKVNLSVNTTPIVFDPNGDPTSLGYDIVYWNMSESKQLTQIQTIGEYWPNGKMKVPDDRFKNMMVMVHNCSKMCKPGQELKRQRKQCCGDCVPCADGEFSAGNGEECKRCDPEKYSTPQRDRCLDKTAEYLEWSDPFVIFLSCLEVLGIIVTIVLAILFTVYRNTPIVKAVGGYLCFLELFSLLACFCLTFSFAGVPTAASCMVGLPLFGIVFSLCISCILANLLQILAGFSFNLTTGSWIKKLNQPVLVVTIVSGIQLALCVPWMLFFPPYPTESKSSKTVLKLCDKGSIGFFIAMLGYNAFLALICFLFAFKGKQLPDLYKNASLVTVSMLLFLIVWIFFIPIYIEMFGKYKRAIESTAILISSYSILGCHLAPKCYIMVFRKKINNESAITAYIRRHYEQRSMPVVTS, translated from the exons ATGCTGAAGAGTCCGTCAGACCCACAGAGCTATTTAGTACCTGGGAGCTTTCAATCTGCTTTACCTGaacccaaaacaaaagcagtgaTAGGTGAAAGGTATTCTGAAGTATCAATAGCTGTTGCACGAGTTCTTGCTCTGTCATCAGTTGCCCAG ATAAGCTATGCCTCGACTAGTGAGCTGCTCAGCAGGAAGTTAAAGTTCCCCACTTTTCTGCGAACAATACCGAGTGATGAGTATCAGACAAAGGCCATTGCAGAGCTAGTGAAGTGGTTTAATTGGAAAACAGTTGTCATTGTAGGAAGTGATGATGAATACGGGAAGTACGGCAGTGACAATCTTGTGAACATCTTCAATGAAATGGATACCTGCATCGACTTCATTGACATCCTGCCTGGTGACTTTTCCCAAACCCATTCCAGACTGGCTGAGTTGGTGAGCAATATCAATAAGTCCTCTGCTGAAGCCATCATCATATTCACCAAGGAATCAAATGTTGCCATCATCATTGAAGCAGCTATTAAACACAACCTCAACAAAACTTGGATTGCGAGTGATACATGGTCTGCCTCTACAAAAATCTCTACACTGCCAGGCATTAAGATGGCCGGGGAGGTTTTAGGATTCATCTCCAAGAGATATGAGGTGCCTGGTTATAAAGACTATGTCAACTCAATGTTCAACAGGACCACAAACGCCATTCTTGAACATTTCCTAACTCAGTATCCACCTTGCTCTAATCAATCTGACAAGAACAAAGAAAGGGATTGCTCACTAACAAACAGTCTTCAGGGGTCCCAGCAATGTCTGGACCCAAGCTGCTTGGTCAGCTACATTGACCAGGATCAAACGTACAATATCTACCTAGCTGTTCAAGTCATAGCTGAGGGTCTCAGGCACTTGCTAAAGTGTGGCAGCCACCAGTGTGAACGTAGCACCAACTTTACAGCCTTGGAG CTTCTCAAGGAAATCAAGAAAGTCAACCTCTCTGTGAACACCACGCCTATAGTCTTTGACCCCAATGGAGACCCAACAAGCTTAGGATACGATATTGTGTATTGGAACATGAGTGAATCGAAACAgctcacacaaatacaaaccATTGGAGAATACTGGCCTAATGGAAAAATGAAAGTCCCAGATGATcgttttaaaaatatgatg GTAATGGTTCACAACTGCTCGAAAATGTGTAAACCAGGGCAGGAGTTGAAGAGGCAAAGAAAACAGTGCTGTGGTGATTGTGTTCCTTGTGCGGATGGAGAGTTTTCTGCAGGAAATG GTGAGGAGTGTAAACGCTGTGACCCTGAGAAGTATTCTACTCCACAGAGGGATAGGTGTTTGGATAAAACTGCTGAATACCTCGAGTGGTCGGATCCCTTCGTTATCTTCTTGAGTTGCTTGGAAGTCCTTGGTATAATTGTTACCATTGTCCTTGCTATTTTGTTCACAGTCTATCGAAACACTCCCATTGTGAAAGCTGTTGGAGGTTACTTGTGCTTCTTGGAGCTTTTTTCACTACTGGCTTGCTTCTGCCTCACATTTAGCTTTGCGGGAGTACCCACTGCTGCTTCTTGCATGGTAGGCCTCCCACTTTTTGGCATCGTCTTCTCCCTCTGCATCTCCTGCATCCTGGCCAACCTGCTGCAAATCTTAGCGGGCTTTAGCTTTAATTTGACGACAGGGTCCTGGATTAAGAAGCTCAATCAGCCAGTGCTAGTGGTGACCATCGTCTCTGGGATCCAGCTGGCGCTGTGTGTGCCAtggatgctttttttcccaccataTCCTACTGAATCAAAATCAAGCAAGACTGTCCTGAAGCTGTGTGACAAAGGCTCCATTGGCTTCTTTATCGCCATGTTAGGCTACAACGCTTTCTTGGCCCtcatttgtttcctgtttgcATTCAAAGGCAAACAGTTGCCAGatctgtataaaaatgcaaGTTTAGTCACCGTCAGTATGCTGCTCTTTTTAATCGTTTGGATTTTCTTCATCCCGATCTATATAGAAATGTTTGGGAAGTACAAACGAGCCATTGAAAGCACAGCCATTCTCATTTCTAGCTACAGCATCCTGGGCTGTCACTTGGCCCCAAAGTGTTACATTATGGTGTTCAGGAAAAAGATCAATAATGAGAGCGCCATTACTGCGTACATCAGGAGGCATTATGAGCAGAGGAGCATGCCTGTGGTGACATCATAA
- the odc1 gene encoding ornithine decarboxylase — translation MNTATATEFDFSFLEEGFSARDTVEQKINESSMTDDRDAFYVCDLGDVLKKHLRWARALPRVTPFYAVKCNDSRAVVMTLASLGAGFDCASKTEIQIVQSLGVDPSRIIYANPCKQVSQIKYASAHGVQMMTFDSEVELMKVARCHDNAKLVLRIATDDSKAVCRLSVKFGAPLKACRGLLERAKELDLDVIGVSFHVGSGCTDAETYTQAIADARCVFDMGDELGFNMNLLDIGGGFPGSDDAELKFEEITAVINPALDKFFPADSGVKVIAEPGRFYVASAYTLVVNIIAKKVIMDDEAASDEEDEGTSDRTLMYYVNDGVYGSFNCILYDHAHCLPTLHKKPKPDEVMYPCSIWGPTCDGLDRIVEQCNLPDLQVGDWLVFENMGAYTVAASSTFNGFQRPDIHYVMSRSAWQHVQQICSQGMPAPAEESCLFEVPAGCGRESSLEMPTKPCQAHVVSAHTVHHSNVLQI, via the exons ATGAACACTGCAACTGCCACCGAGTTTGACTTCTCTTTTCTTGAGGAGGGCTTTTCTGCCCGGGATACTGTTGAGCAGAAGATCAATGAGTCATCAATGACG GATGACAGGGACGCCTTCTACGTCTGTGACCTGGGAGATGTACTAAAGAAACACCTACGCTGGGCGAGGGCCCTGCCTCGCGTCACTCCTTTCTATGCTGTCAAATGCAACGACAGCCGGGCTGTTGTTATGACGCTGGCATCCCTGGGAGCTGGATTTGACTGTGCAAGCAAG ACGGAGATTCAGATAGTTCAGTCCCTGGGAGTTGATCCAAGCAGAATCATCTATGCCAACCCCTGCAAGCAAGTTTCTCAGATCAAGTACGCGTCTGCCCATGGGGTCCAGATGATGACTTTTGATAGCGAGGTGGAACTCATGAAAGTGGCCCGCTGCCATGACAATGCCAA GCTGGTGCTGCGTATTGCCACAGATGACTCAAAGGCAGTGTGTCGCCTGAGTGTGAAGTTTGGGGCTCCTCTAAAAGCTTGTCGAGGTCTTCTGGAGCGGGCCAAAGAACTGGACCTGGATGTGATTGGCGTCAGCTTCCATGTTGGcagtggctgcactgatgctgagACCTACACCCAGGCTATCGCTGATGCCCGCTGTGTCTTCGATATGGGG GATGAGCTTGGCTTCAACATGAACCTGTTAGACATCGGAGGTGGTTTCCCTGGTTCGGACGATGCTGAACTCAAATTTGAAGAG ATCACAGCAGTAATCAACCCAGCCCTGGACAAGTTTTTCCCTGCGGACTCTGGTGTTAAAGTCATTGCTGAGCCAGGGCGCTTTTATGTGGCCTCTGCTTACACACTGGTCGTCAATATCATTGCCAAGAAGGTCATCATGGACGATGAGGCGGCTTCTGATG AGGAAGACGAAGGAACCAGTGACAGGACCCTGATGTACTATGTCAATGATGGAGTGTATGGATCCTTCAACTGTATACTCTATGACCACGCTCACTGTTTGCCAACACTACATAAG AAGCCAAAGCCAGATGAGGTCATGTACCCCTGCAGCATCTGGGGCCCAACATGCGATGGCCTTGATCGCATTGTTGAGCAGTGCAACCTGCCTGACCTGCAAGTGGGAGACTGGCTGGTCTTCGAGAACATGGGTGCCTACACGGTGGCCGCCTCCTCCACCTTCAACGGCTTCCAAAGACCCGACATTCACTATGTCATGTCCCGCTCTGCCTG GCAACACGTGCAGCAGATCTGTTCCCAGGGCATGCCAGCTCCTGCGGAGGAGTCTTGCCTGTTTGAAGTGCCAGCGGGCTGTGGTCGAGAGAGCAGCTTGGAGATGCCCACCAAGCCCTGCCAGGCCCATGTGGTTTCAGCACATACTGTGCATCACAGCAATGTTCTCCAGATTTAG